Proteins co-encoded in one Leptospiraceae bacterium genomic window:
- a CDS encoding YceI family protein: MITRLSLIFITLFFTLLPIFSQTKEEVKVELKFSIDTRFGLAKGLFRKSSLLIKDRKQGTGIVEIDVASIDTNNSMRDNHLRDEDFFSVQKFPKAEFEILSLTESSADTVSGNGKLTLKGISKEYTFQATVSKTADSEKYTGTIKINRRDYGMVYQSLINPIEDIANLEFTVTLPLKK; the protein is encoded by the coding sequence ATGATTACAAGACTTAGCTTAATTTTTATAACTCTTTTTTTTACCTTACTTCCAATTTTTTCCCAAACTAAAGAAGAAGTAAAAGTAGAACTTAAATTTTCGATCGATACTCGTTTCGGATTAGCAAAAGGTCTCTTCAGAAAATCATCCTTACTTATCAAAGATAGAAAACAGGGAACAGGAATTGTAGAAATCGATGTTGCATCCATAGACACAAATAACTCTATGAGAGATAATCATCTACGCGATGAAGATTTTTTTAGTGTCCAGAAATTTCCCAAAGCTGAATTTGAAATTCTAAGTCTAACTGAGTCAAGTGCGGATACAGTATCAGGAAATGGCAAACTAACGTTAAAAGGAATTTCTAAAGAATATACATTCCAAGCTACTGTATCAAAAACAGCTGATTCAGAAAAATACACAGGTACCATCAAAATCAATCGCCGAGATTACGGAATGGTCTACCAAAGTTTAATCAATCCAATTGAAGACATTGCAAATCTTGAATTTACAGTTACCCTACCTTTAAAAAAATAG
- a CDS encoding penicillin-binding protein activator LpoB, whose translation MSRILLTLTISLFFFQNCSSGPKRLDESQDIVSDSGGLTRQELEIAADKIGKDIIVHFKKKPDPKGMALAILQTKNDTSEQIPTDVFENALVATMLSGKITTIRTDKRSEQLKEIKLSQQLGTDLSAANLKSPNYFIRTSIDENMFRSEGDKIVEQVLNVELLSIETGIVVFSSKKIYRKQAVSNRGVGW comes from the coding sequence ATGTCTCGAATTTTATTAACCCTAACCATTTCCCTTTTCTTTTTTCAAAATTGTAGCTCTGGTCCCAAAAGATTAGATGAGTCCCAAGATATTGTAAGCGATAGCGGCGGTTTAACTAGACAAGAATTAGAAATTGCAGCAGATAAAATTGGCAAAGACATAATAGTTCATTTCAAAAAAAAACCAGACCCTAAAGGAATGGCTTTAGCAATTTTACAAACCAAAAACGATACATCAGAACAAATCCCCACTGACGTATTTGAAAATGCGTTAGTAGCTACAATGTTATCCGGAAAAATTACAACCATTCGTACGGACAAACGTTCGGAACAACTCAAAGAAATTAAACTAAGCCAACAATTAGGTACAGATCTTTCTGCGGCTAATCTAAAGTCTCCTAACTATTTCATCAGAACATCTATCGATGAAAATATGTTCAGAAGCGAAGGTGATAAAATTGTAGAACAAGTTTTGAATGTAGAATTACTAAGCATCGAAACTGGTATTGTGGTATTTAGTAGTAAAAAAATCTACCGCAAACAGGCAGTTAGCAATAGAGGAGTTGGTTGGTAA
- the murI gene encoding glutamate racemase — MARERIKIGVTDSGFGGLSVLSELSNCIPEADYIYYGDLLNAPYGSKPPELIYSYIDEICNFFMGHGVSAIVLACNTATSVSVDKLRKKYPVPIFGMEPAIKPAVLENQDQKIAVLATPLTLREEKFMRLGDALEAHTILKPVSCDGLATIIDTGNIEKARDYLKPILKNLEEEKIEILVLGCTHYVLIKSLFYDWNPNVKLYDGNKGTANHVKRTLIPLPMEGESKLDLFLNGGKEEDFEIAYNYLNTENTTERNYVK, encoded by the coding sequence GTGGCAAGAGAAAGAATAAAAATTGGTGTAACCGATTCTGGGTTTGGCGGATTATCGGTATTAAGCGAACTGAGTAATTGTATTCCAGAAGCAGATTATATTTATTATGGTGATTTGTTGAATGCGCCATACGGAAGTAAACCGCCGGAACTAATTTATTCTTATATCGATGAAATTTGTAATTTTTTCATGGGTCATGGGGTAAGTGCGATTGTCCTCGCTTGCAACACTGCAACTTCCGTTTCGGTAGATAAACTCAGAAAGAAATATCCCGTTCCGATTTTTGGAATGGAACCAGCTATTAAACCTGCCGTATTAGAAAACCAAGATCAAAAAATTGCTGTATTAGCTACTCCGCTTACTCTTCGAGAAGAAAAGTTTATGCGTTTAGGAGATGCACTCGAAGCTCATACTATTTTAAAACCAGTGTCTTGTGATGGACTTGCTACAATCATTGATACGGGAAATATCGAGAAAGCCCGAGACTATTTAAAGCCTATTCTAAAAAATCTGGAAGAAGAAAAAATAGAAATCCTTGTTCTAGGTTGTACGCATTATGTATTAATAAAGTCCCTTTTTTACGATTGGAATCCAAATGTAAAATTGTACGATGGTAATAAAGGAACTGCCAATCATGTAAAACGTACTTTAATCCCACTTCCTATGGAAGGAGAAAGCAAATTAGATTTATTTTTAAATGGCGGTAAAGAAGAAGACTTCGAAATCGCTTACAATTACCTTAATACCGAAAATACAACTGAGAGAAACTATGTCAAATAA
- a CDS encoding phosphoribosylformylglycinamidine cyclo-ligase, with translation MSNNPITYKDAGVDTEAGRSFVDSIKKNVHSTHNPRVLGGLGGFAAAYDVSFLKNYKDPILLSCTDGVGTKLELARLLDKHDTIGIDLVAMSVNDLLVSGARPMFFLDYISCGKLDVKKMEQIVSGIVAGCKLCGAALVGGETAEHPGTMKPDEYDLAGFAVGAVEKSEMIDGKNILPGDIIIGIESSGPHSNGYSLLRKLYLKNGELPKDKETLAFISDYLMKPTHIYVESILKLLLKEEIKGMVHVTGGGFYENIPRILKKDQTARIIKKELPESYVFNRVRKDHSLDERDMYSTFNMGVGFILIVSKDVVTNVLRELSTLGEVAKVIGEVVSKSHEEVEMV, from the coding sequence ATGTCAAATAATCCAATTACTTATAAAGATGCTGGGGTCGATACAGAAGCCGGAAGAAGTTTTGTAGACTCTATTAAAAAAAATGTTCACTCCACTCACAATCCGCGTGTCCTCGGTGGATTAGGCGGATTTGCCGCTGCTTACGATGTTTCTTTTTTAAAGAACTACAAAGATCCTATTTTACTTTCTTGTACGGATGGAGTCGGAACTAAGTTAGAACTAGCAAGGCTTTTAGACAAACACGATACGATTGGAATTGACCTTGTTGCCATGAGCGTTAACGACTTGTTAGTCTCAGGTGCAAGACCTATGTTTTTTTTGGATTATATTTCTTGTGGAAAATTAGATGTAAAAAAAATGGAACAGATTGTATCCGGAATTGTAGCTGGTTGTAAATTATGCGGAGCTGCACTCGTTGGCGGAGAAACTGCTGAACACCCTGGAACTATGAAACCTGATGAATACGATTTAGCAGGATTTGCCGTAGGTGCTGTAGAAAAATCAGAAATGATCGACGGAAAAAATATTTTACCCGGCGATATAATTATTGGAATTGAGTCGAGTGGTCCGCATAGTAATGGTTATTCGCTCCTTCGAAAACTATATTTAAAAAATGGGGAACTTCCGAAGGACAAAGAGACATTAGCCTTTATTTCTGACTATTTAATGAAACCTACTCATATATACGTAGAGTCTATTCTAAAACTTCTACTCAAAGAAGAAATCAAAGGAATGGTTCATGTTACCGGCGGTGGGTTTTACGAGAATATACCGCGCATTTTAAAGAAAGACCAAACAGCCAGAATTATCAAAAAAGAATTACCAGAAAGTTATGTGTTTAATAGAGTCCGAAAAGATCACTCTCTTGATGAACGAGATATGTATTCAACTTTCAATATGGGAGTAGGATTTATTTTGATTGTATCTAAAGATGTGGTTACTAACGTTCTTCGTGAATTGTCTACTCTGGGGGAAGTTGCGAAAGTGATTGGAGAAGTTGTATCTAAATCCCATGAAGAAGTAGAGATGGTTTAA
- a CDS encoding DUF3015 domain-containing protein has protein sequence MKIIKLLTVITTLVVITLANGISSAPYGMAGCGLGSLIIKQNDKSQILAATTNGTFGSQTFGITTGTSNCTANGIVKNEKAQEIFVTVNFSSLEQEMASGKGEKLNTFAQLLGCNSDSVEKFGQMTQSNYNKLLSENATPTSLISAVKSEIKKDGNLSKSCKMTI, from the coding sequence ATGAAAATAATAAAATTATTAACTGTTATCACAACGTTAGTAGTTATAACATTAGCAAATGGTATTTCCAGCGCACCTTACGGGATGGCTGGATGTGGTTTGGGATCGCTGATTATAAAACAAAACGATAAGTCTCAGATATTGGCAGCAACCACAAATGGAACATTCGGATCTCAAACATTTGGAATCACAACTGGAACATCCAATTGTACAGCCAACGGGATCGTTAAAAATGAAAAAGCACAAGAAATTTTCGTGACCGTAAATTTCAGTAGCTTAGAGCAAGAAATGGCTTCTGGAAAGGGAGAAAAACTCAACACTTTTGCTCAATTGCTCGGTTGTAACTCGGATTCAGTTGAAAAGTTTGGGCAAATGACTCAAAGCAATTACAACAAACTCCTCTCTGAAAACGCTACTCCTACTTCTTTAATTTCAGCTGTAAAATCTGAAATCAAAAAAGACGGGAATCTTTCTAAATCCTGTAAAATGACAATATAA
- a CDS encoding DUF3015 family protein: MKKILSLLLVSLLTVISFSSIFANKTKTSSAPPPIPTVGKYGAAGCGAGAFIIQDAQLGDIPLIQVVGSTINAFSGNQTFGITTGTLGCTANGIVKSEKEQEIFVHMNIDSLEQEMAAGKGEKLNALATLFGCNKDSHKKFAAMTQKKYGSLFTQDVKNSPSDLISAIKVEITRDSNLATSCKI, from the coding sequence ATGAAAAAAATACTAAGTCTTTTGCTCGTTTCACTATTAACAGTAATCTCTTTTTCTTCTATCTTTGCTAATAAAACAAAGACTTCTTCCGCTCCACCGCCAATACCTACAGTAGGAAAATACGGTGCCGCTGGATGTGGAGCCGGAGCATTTATTATTCAAGATGCACAACTTGGGGATATTCCGCTTATTCAAGTTGTTGGATCTACGATAAATGCATTCTCCGGAAACCAAACATTTGGAATTACAACTGGAACACTAGGTTGTACTGCAAATGGAATTGTAAAGTCTGAGAAAGAACAAGAAATCTTTGTTCATATGAATATCGACAGTCTTGAACAAGAAATGGCAGCTGGAAAAGGTGAAAAATTAAATGCACTAGCAACCCTTTTTGGATGCAATAAAGATTCCCATAAAAAATTTGCAGCAATGACGCAAAAAAAATATGGAAGCCTTTTCACTCAAGACGTAAAAAATTCTCCCTCTGATTTAATTTCTGCGATTAAAGTGGAAATAACAAGAGACAGTAATTTAGCAACTTCTTGTAAAATCTAA
- a CDS encoding DUF4105 domain-containing protein, which produces MFRVIIYFFIPFTFLFADNVSQIEYLAKLQKEAIEKNLHQERFWNLLLHYKKNKFSSGVRSEVNTANFILSPEGKTNPQKELEETLKSFFDKRIPENQNEFHPQCRYIARYKWLKAKLEFNAELLPEIYCPAFTQWKNSLNPKSMKVIFASYYMGAPASVYGHTLMKLDTNREDNGELLDYGINFAANQNPKDNPIEYVINGLFGLYDGQFAIFPYYFKVNEYNEAESRDMWEYRLSFNTEEIEWAYSHLWELGAASFPYYFFSDNCSYHILSILEIARPSLRLREKVPPWVIPSETVKVINEESGLVAERIYRPSLHSKIKQRLHLMNEAEREIVYKILSQKISPDEFKNLTIEEDKKGFILDATLDVYRFRKANRFQEKEEDKQYRKFLTLRANLPQESEKEYKPMTTSPETGHSIVRFRTGLGSSTNGNFAELGLRPAHHDLLNQDSGFVPNSENLVLNFRVRTYFDEKKLFLEESNFLKIASFSPYNSISKLNSYLVNFGTDAAVLKKEKFLQDPDYKRVSMGNLEGLYGFSFQNEYNPTFSRFMFSVLSGVKMQSSHELKQGYRAAPQLLLNFIGDFGKVKFVLSGSYYGYSLLSGKDDYKITFQTRYSISLNHELRVEFLSQRYYNEAILSYSYLF; this is translated from the coding sequence TTGTTTCGAGTTATAATTTATTTTTTTATACCGTTTACGTTTCTGTTTGCAGACAATGTAAGTCAGATAGAGTATCTTGCAAAGTTACAAAAGGAAGCAATAGAAAAGAATTTACACCAAGAAAGATTCTGGAATTTATTACTTCATTATAAGAAGAATAAATTTTCATCAGGTGTTAGGAGTGAAGTAAATACAGCCAATTTTATATTATCTCCTGAAGGAAAAACAAATCCTCAAAAAGAATTAGAAGAAACTCTAAAGAGTTTTTTCGATAAACGAATTCCAGAAAATCAAAATGAATTTCACCCTCAATGTAGATACATTGCTCGTTATAAATGGCTAAAAGCAAAACTAGAATTTAATGCAGAATTACTACCCGAAATTTATTGCCCTGCATTTACACAGTGGAAGAATTCTTTAAACCCCAAAAGTATGAAAGTCATTTTTGCTTCTTATTATATGGGAGCTCCAGCGTCCGTATATGGACATACATTAATGAAACTTGATACAAATAGAGAAGACAATGGAGAGTTGCTTGATTATGGAATTAATTTTGCCGCAAACCAAAATCCAAAAGATAATCCAATTGAATACGTAATTAATGGTTTATTTGGATTGTACGATGGGCAATTTGCTATTTTCCCTTACTACTTCAAAGTAAATGAATACAATGAAGCAGAAAGTAGAGATATGTGGGAATATCGCCTGAGTTTTAATACAGAGGAAATTGAATGGGCATACTCCCATTTATGGGAACTGGGAGCAGCAAGTTTTCCTTACTATTTTTTTTCGGATAATTGTTCTTATCATATTCTTTCGATTTTAGAAATTGCTAGACCATCGCTTAGACTTAGAGAAAAAGTTCCACCTTGGGTAATTCCTTCAGAGACTGTAAAAGTAATTAACGAAGAATCGGGATTAGTCGCAGAAAGAATTTATCGACCTTCTCTTCACAGTAAAATCAAACAACGACTGCACTTAATGAATGAAGCAGAAAGGGAAATAGTTTACAAAATTCTATCTCAAAAAATAAGTCCCGATGAATTTAAAAATTTAACAATAGAAGAAGATAAAAAAGGATTTATTTTGGATGCAACTTTGGATGTTTATCGATTTAGAAAAGCGAATCGATTTCAAGAAAAGGAAGAGGATAAACAGTATCGAAAGTTTTTGACCTTGAGAGCAAATCTCCCACAAGAATCAGAGAAAGAATATAAACCAATGACTACTTCACCCGAAACCGGCCATTCTATAGTACGATTCAGGACAGGATTAGGAAGCAGTACAAATGGGAATTTTGCTGAACTTGGACTTCGCCCTGCACATCATGATTTATTAAATCAAGATTCAGGTTTTGTTCCGAATTCGGAAAATCTAGTTCTTAATTTTAGAGTTAGAACTTATTTTGATGAAAAGAAATTATTTCTGGAAGAATCCAATTTTTTAAAAATTGCATCCTTTTCTCCTTATAATTCTATTTCTAAATTGAATTCTTATCTAGTAAATTTTGGAACGGATGCCGCCGTTTTAAAAAAAGAAAAATTTCTACAGGATCCAGATTATAAAAGAGTAAGTATGGGGAATCTAGAAGGATTATACGGATTTTCCTTTCAGAATGAATACAATCCGACTTTTTCTCGATTTATGTTTTCTGTTCTTTCCGGAGTCAAAATGCAATCTTCTCATGAATTAAAACAAGGATATCGAGCAGCACCTCAATTACTTCTAAATTTTATTGGAGATTTTGGTAAAGTTAAATTTGTATTATCCGGTTCTTATTACGGTTATTCGTTGTTATCTGGCAAGGATGACTACAAAATTACTTTTCAAACTAGGTACTCTATTAGTTTGAATCATGAGTTAAGAGTTGAATTTTTATCACAGAGGTATTATAATGAAGCTATTCTTTCCTATTCCTATTTATTTTAG
- a CDS encoding alpha/beta hydrolase, producing the protein MKLFFPIPIYFSIFISIFISCSSVFYHPTNQTYYTPEQMGFKKQERIFTTSDGTKLYSWLIHSYQKEVKGNILQLHGNGQNMTAHFLSLVWLANQGYNLYTYDYRGYWKSEGEPNPKDIHNDTVEFINTVNAECLKRNEKLILYGQSLGGAILMRVISDLKNKENISLVIVDGGFPSYKKLAKQIAEKNLIWPIKYIANIIISDSYSPEDYIEKISPLPMIIIHGDADDVVPFNNGKEIFRLAKDPKQFWEIKGGGHVDWMKLGVSQNAKVFLKLLDQHMEEGNQGSDSFN; encoded by the coding sequence ATGAAGCTATTCTTTCCTATTCCTATTTATTTTAGTATTTTTATTTCTATATTTATTTCTTGTTCAAGTGTGTTTTATCATCCAACAAATCAAACTTATTACACTCCTGAGCAAATGGGTTTTAAAAAACAGGAAAGAATTTTTACTACATCTGATGGAACTAAATTGTATTCTTGGTTAATTCATTCCTATCAAAAAGAGGTTAAGGGAAATATACTGCAACTTCACGGAAATGGACAGAATATGACTGCTCATTTTTTATCGCTTGTATGGCTTGCAAACCAAGGATACAATTTGTATACATACGATTATCGAGGTTACTGGAAATCGGAAGGGGAACCCAATCCAAAAGATATCCACAATGATACCGTGGAATTTATTAATACTGTAAATGCAGAGTGTTTAAAGAGAAACGAAAAATTAATTCTATATGGACAAAGTTTAGGTGGCGCAATCCTCATGCGAGTGATTTCTGATTTAAAAAATAAAGAAAATATTTCCTTAGTCATAGTGGACGGAGGATTTCCTTCCTACAAAAAATTAGCAAAACAGATTGCAGAAAAAAATTTGATTTGGCCGATTAAGTATATAGCTAATATAATTATTTCTGATTCTTATAGTCCCGAGGATTATATCGAAAAAATTTCCCCACTCCCAATGATAATCATTCATGGAGACGCGGATGACGTTGTTCCTTTTAATAATGGGAAAGAAATATTTCGACTAGCAAAAGACCCAAAACAATTTTGGGAAATCAAAGGTGGCGGACATGTGGATTGGATGAAACTCGGTGTAAGCCAAAACGCAAAAGTGTTTTTAAAGCTTTTAGACCAACACATGGAAGAGGGTAATCAAGGATCTGATTCTTTTAACTGA